AGAAAATTTATGAAGAAAGCATCAATAGAAACTCCATCATACATAAAGATTTTTAACAGAGGATTCCTTCCTGATAGAATTAAAAAACTAAAAGAGATTCTAAGCGAATGTACTCTCTGCCCCCGCAATTGCAGGGTTGACAGAGTAAGAGGAGAAAAGGGATTTTGCAAGGGAGGAGCAAATGCGCGTGTTTCATCTGTTGAGCCGCATTTCGGAGAAGAGGCTCCACTTGTAGGAAGAAACGGCTCAGGGACAATTTTTTTCACTTATTGCAATTTAGGATGTGTCTTTTGCCAGAACTATGACATAAGCCATTTAGGGCATGGAGAAGAACTTCCTGCTTCAGAACTTGCTTCACAGATGCTATATCTGCAGGGGATAGGTTGCCATAATATAAATCTTGTTACACCTACTCATTTTGTACCACAGATTGTAGAGGCACTTGAGATAGCAATAAAAGATGGCTTAAGGCTTCCAGTTGTATTTAATTGTGGAGGATATGAATCAGTAGAGGTATTGAAATTGCTTGAGGGGATTATTGATATATACATGCCTGATGCAAAGTTCAGTGATGAAAATGTATCAGAGAGATTCTGCCATGCTAAGGATTATTACAAAATTTTAAAAGAGGCTTTGAAAGAAATGCACAGGCAGGTCGGTGTTTTAAAAACTGATGAGACGGGAATAGCTTCCAGAGGAGTACTTATCAGGCATCTTGTGATGCCAAATAATTTAGCAGGCTCTGAAGAGGTCTTGAGGTTTGTAGCTCAAGAGCTTTCTACTGAAAGCTACGTGAATATAATGAGACAGTATTATCCATGCTATAAAGCAGGGGATTACCCGGAGATTTCAAGAAGCATAACGCCACAGGAATATAATAGAGCATGTGAGATTGGGAAATCATATGGGCTGCACAGAGGATTTTAAAGAAATCAAAAATAAAAAATCATCTGAAGTTTCGCAAATACCTTTTCACCTCATCATGGTCGCCAACTAAGACTAAATAGAAAGTATCACCTTCCTCTTTCATAACTACCCGCAGTCTTATATCAATCCTGAATTCATATTTATCATGGTTTATCTTTTTAAACCTAAATCCGTATGGAGTTTGGCTTGTAATAAGAAAATTATTGAAGATTTCTAAACTTTTAGCGAGCCGTTCTTTTTCTTGAGAGGTTAATTTCTTAACTGAGCGTTCAAAGGAGGGAAGAATAGATATCTTCTTCATTTAGTTATCTTTTTGATATAGCCCGAAAATTCCTTCCCCACTTTTACTGTTCTGGCTTTACCCTTTTCTTTTTCAACTATTTTATCAATAGAATTTAACTCCTGGGGAGTGTATTTGGGCTCAAGTTCGACAGGAATAAGTTTTATGCAGTTTCCATCAACAGCCACAGAGAATAATTCGTTTGGTTTTAAGTTCAGTTTTTTTACTATCTCTTTAGGAAGGGTTATCTGATTTTTTGTTTTTAGCTTTGTTATAGTCATTATTTTTCACCTCTGGTAAGAATATATAACATATCAGAAAGCAT
The sequence above is drawn from the Candidatus Schekmanbacteria bacterium RIFCSPLOWO2_02_FULL_38_14 genome and encodes:
- a CDS encoding radical SAM protein → MKKASIETPSYIKIFNRGFLPDRIKKLKEILSECTLCPRNCRVDRVRGEKGFCKGGANARVSSVEPHFGEEAPLVGRNGSGTIFFTYCNLGCVFCQNYDISHLGHGEELPASELASQMLYLQGIGCHNINLVTPTHFVPQIVEALEIAIKDGLRLPVVFNCGGYESVEVLKLLEGIIDIYMPDAKFSDENVSERFCHAKDYYKILKEALKEMHRQVGVLKTDETGIASRGVLIRHLVMPNNLAGSEEVLRFVAQELSTESYVNIMRQYYPCYKAGDYPEISRSITPQEYNRACEIGKSYGLHRGF